One genomic region from Neoarius graeffei isolate fNeoGra1 chromosome 4, fNeoGra1.pri, whole genome shotgun sequence encodes:
- the hyal1 gene encoding hyaluronidase-1 isoform X1 — MWRSSSSTPSSPRVIMLLTLSLREHPATLRRKLISAASGMGTIAHWTCCLIFLCIFLTCPIMSRQLKLLSEFPFFTVWNAPTEKCASRYGVDLDLSVFNIIHNQNQSFNGSNITIFYSDKLGFYPHYTEKNESVYGGIPQNFSLHDHLSQAFDDLQNQIPDKNFSGLAVVDWESWRPLWERNWNRKNVYQQGSRALVRAKHASWKPEQIEAQAKKDFEGAAQAFMEQTIKLGRDKRPGGLWGFYGFPCCYNYQYKKNETYTGECVTIEVKRNDELSWLWNISTALYPDLYMDLMLKGHDRDILLYAQHRILEAMRVREQVSPVQPVVIPYARIVYTYSMTFLSQEDLVHTIGESVALGAAGIVLWGDALYSTNKSTCLAVKNYLDETLGRYVVNVTKAAFLCSKELCSFNGRCVRRDPGSSAYLHLDPAVWTIISRAELPELNPNSPSYLIQMNNKFSINKRYHFTKPFKCQCYPGWEGEHCEKLVPNPSERK, encoded by the exons atgtggaggagcagcagctctactccgagctcccccCGAGTGAttatgcttctcaccctatctttaagggagcacccagccaccctgcgaaggaaactcatttcagccgctt CAGGTATGGGCACCATTGCACACTGGACATGTTGTCTGATCTTTCTCTGCATTTTTTTAACTTGTCCCATCATGAGTCGTCAACTGAAGTTGCTCTCCGAGTTTCCATTCTTCACAGTGTGGAATGCTCCTACTGAAAAATGTGCATCTCGATATGGTGTTGATCTGGACTTAAGTGTATTTAACATCATCCACAACCAGAACCAGAGCTTTAACGGCAGTAACATCACCATCTTCTATTCGGACAAGCTGGGCTTCTATCCTCACTACACTGAGAAAAATGAATCTGTATATGGAGGGATCCCTCAGAACTTCAGCTTGCATGATCACCTCTCGCAAGCCTTTGACGACCTGCAAAACCAGATACCAGATAAAAACTTCAGTGGCCTGGCTGTAGTGGACTGGGAGAGCTGGAGACCACTGTGGGAGCGCAACTGGAACAGGAAGAATGTATACCAGCAAGGCTCTAGAGCACTGGTGAGAGCTAAACATGCTAGCTGGAAACCAGAGCAGATAGAAGCCCAAGCTAAGAAAGACTTTGAAGGTGCAGCCCAGGCCTTCATGGAGCAAACGATAAAGCTTGGACGAGATAAACGACCAGGGGGGCTGTGGGGTTTCTATGGCTTTCCCTGCTGCTACAACTACCAGTACAAAAAAAATGAGACATACACTGGGGAGTGTGTGACAATAGAGGTGAAGAGGAATGACGAGTTATCTTGGTTGTGGAACATAAGCACTGCTCTGTATCCTGATCTTTACATGGATCTGATGCTCAAGGGTCATGACAGAGACATTCTATTGTATGCCCAGCATCGAATTTTGGAGGCCatgagagtgagagagcaagTCTCCCCTGTTCAACCAGTTGTCATCCCCTATGCTCGTATCGTCTATACCTACTCGATGACATTCCTCTCGCAG gaGGATCTGGTTCATACCATTGGAGAGAGTGTCGCATTAGGGGCAGCAGGAATTGTGCTATGGGGAGATGCTCTCTATTCCACAAACAAG AGCACATGTCTAGCAGTGAAAAATTACCTGGATGAGACTCTGGGCCGATATGTGGTGAATGTGACAAAAGCGGCATTTCTCTGTAGCAAGGAACTGTGTTCGTTTAATGGCCGATGTGTGCGGAGAGACCCAGGTTCTTCAGCCTACCTTCATCTTGATCCAGCAGTATGGACTATCATATCCAGAGCTGAGCTTCCTGAACTGAACCCCAACAGTCCTTCATATTTGATACAAATGAACAATAAGTTTTCAATTAACAAAAGGTATCATTTTACAAAACCATTTAAGTGCCAGTGTTATCCAGGCTGGGAGGGTGAACACTGTGAGAAACTGGTTCCAAATCCTTCAGAGAGAAAGTAA
- the hyal1 gene encoding hyaluronidase-1 isoform X5: MGTIAHWTCCLIFLCIFLTCPIMSRQLKLLSEFPFFTVWNAPTEKCASRYGVDLDLSVFNIIHNQNQSFNGSNITIFYSDKLGFYPHYTEKNESVYGGIPQNFSLHDHLSQAFDDLQNQIPDKNFSGLAVVDWESWRPLWERNWNRKNVYQQGSRALVRAKHASWKPEQIEAQAKKDFEGAAQAFMEQTIKLGRDKRPGGLWGFYGFPCCYNYQYKKNETYTGECVTIEVKRNDELSWLWNISTALYPDLYMDLMLKGHDRDILLYAQHRILEAMRVREQVSPVQPVVIPYARIVYTYSMTFLSQEDLVHTIGESVALGAAGIVLWGDALYSTNKSTCLAVKNYLDETLGRYVVNVTKAAFLCSKELCSFNGRCVRRDPGSSAYLHLDPAVWTIISRAELPELNPNSPSYLIQMNNKFSINKRYHFTKPFKCQCYPGWEGEHCEKLVPNPSERK; the protein is encoded by the exons ATGGGCACCATTGCACACTGGACATGTTGTCTGATCTTTCTCTGCATTTTTTTAACTTGTCCCATCATGAGTCGTCAACTGAAGTTGCTCTCCGAGTTTCCATTCTTCACAGTGTGGAATGCTCCTACTGAAAAATGTGCATCTCGATATGGTGTTGATCTGGACTTAAGTGTATTTAACATCATCCACAACCAGAACCAGAGCTTTAACGGCAGTAACATCACCATCTTCTATTCGGACAAGCTGGGCTTCTATCCTCACTACACTGAGAAAAATGAATCTGTATATGGAGGGATCCCTCAGAACTTCAGCTTGCATGATCACCTCTCGCAAGCCTTTGACGACCTGCAAAACCAGATACCAGATAAAAACTTCAGTGGCCTGGCTGTAGTGGACTGGGAGAGCTGGAGACCACTGTGGGAGCGCAACTGGAACAGGAAGAATGTATACCAGCAAGGCTCTAGAGCACTGGTGAGAGCTAAACATGCTAGCTGGAAACCAGAGCAGATAGAAGCCCAAGCTAAGAAAGACTTTGAAGGTGCAGCCCAGGCCTTCATGGAGCAAACGATAAAGCTTGGACGAGATAAACGACCAGGGGGGCTGTGGGGTTTCTATGGCTTTCCCTGCTGCTACAACTACCAGTACAAAAAAAATGAGACATACACTGGGGAGTGTGTGACAATAGAGGTGAAGAGGAATGACGAGTTATCTTGGTTGTGGAACATAAGCACTGCTCTGTATCCTGATCTTTACATGGATCTGATGCTCAAGGGTCATGACAGAGACATTCTATTGTATGCCCAGCATCGAATTTTGGAGGCCatgagagtgagagagcaagTCTCCCCTGTTCAACCAGTTGTCATCCCCTATGCTCGTATCGTCTATACCTACTCGATGACATTCCTCTCGCAG gaGGATCTGGTTCATACCATTGGAGAGAGTGTCGCATTAGGGGCAGCAGGAATTGTGCTATGGGGAGATGCTCTCTATTCCACAAACAAG AGCACATGTCTAGCAGTGAAAAATTACCTGGATGAGACTCTGGGCCGATATGTGGTGAATGTGACAAAAGCGGCATTTCTCTGTAGCAAGGAACTGTGTTCGTTTAATGGCCGATGTGTGCGGAGAGACCCAGGTTCTTCAGCCTACCTTCATCTTGATCCAGCAGTATGGACTATCATATCCAGAGCTGAGCTTCCTGAACTGAACCCCAACAGTCCTTCATATTTGATACAAATGAACAATAAGTTTTCAATTAACAAAAGGTATCATTTTACAAAACCATTTAAGTGCCAGTGTTATCCAGGCTGGGAGGGTGAACACTGTGAGAAACTGGTTCCAAATCCTTCAGAGAGAAAGTAA
- the hyal1 gene encoding hyaluronidase-1 isoform X4, with amino-acid sequence MVILLAGMGTIAHWTCCLIFLCIFLTCPIMSRQLKLLSEFPFFTVWNAPTEKCASRYGVDLDLSVFNIIHNQNQSFNGSNITIFYSDKLGFYPHYTEKNESVYGGIPQNFSLHDHLSQAFDDLQNQIPDKNFSGLAVVDWESWRPLWERNWNRKNVYQQGSRALVRAKHASWKPEQIEAQAKKDFEGAAQAFMEQTIKLGRDKRPGGLWGFYGFPCCYNYQYKKNETYTGECVTIEVKRNDELSWLWNISTALYPDLYMDLMLKGHDRDILLYAQHRILEAMRVREQVSPVQPVVIPYARIVYTYSMTFLSQEDLVHTIGESVALGAAGIVLWGDALYSTNKSTCLAVKNYLDETLGRYVVNVTKAAFLCSKELCSFNGRCVRRDPGSSAYLHLDPAVWTIISRAELPELNPNSPSYLIQMNNKFSINKRYHFTKPFKCQCYPGWEGEHCEKLVPNPSERK; translated from the exons GTATGGGCACCATTGCACACTGGACATGTTGTCTGATCTTTCTCTGCATTTTTTTAACTTGTCCCATCATGAGTCGTCAACTGAAGTTGCTCTCCGAGTTTCCATTCTTCACAGTGTGGAATGCTCCTACTGAAAAATGTGCATCTCGATATGGTGTTGATCTGGACTTAAGTGTATTTAACATCATCCACAACCAGAACCAGAGCTTTAACGGCAGTAACATCACCATCTTCTATTCGGACAAGCTGGGCTTCTATCCTCACTACACTGAGAAAAATGAATCTGTATATGGAGGGATCCCTCAGAACTTCAGCTTGCATGATCACCTCTCGCAAGCCTTTGACGACCTGCAAAACCAGATACCAGATAAAAACTTCAGTGGCCTGGCTGTAGTGGACTGGGAGAGCTGGAGACCACTGTGGGAGCGCAACTGGAACAGGAAGAATGTATACCAGCAAGGCTCTAGAGCACTGGTGAGAGCTAAACATGCTAGCTGGAAACCAGAGCAGATAGAAGCCCAAGCTAAGAAAGACTTTGAAGGTGCAGCCCAGGCCTTCATGGAGCAAACGATAAAGCTTGGACGAGATAAACGACCAGGGGGGCTGTGGGGTTTCTATGGCTTTCCCTGCTGCTACAACTACCAGTACAAAAAAAATGAGACATACACTGGGGAGTGTGTGACAATAGAGGTGAAGAGGAATGACGAGTTATCTTGGTTGTGGAACATAAGCACTGCTCTGTATCCTGATCTTTACATGGATCTGATGCTCAAGGGTCATGACAGAGACATTCTATTGTATGCCCAGCATCGAATTTTGGAGGCCatgagagtgagagagcaagTCTCCCCTGTTCAACCAGTTGTCATCCCCTATGCTCGTATCGTCTATACCTACTCGATGACATTCCTCTCGCAG gaGGATCTGGTTCATACCATTGGAGAGAGTGTCGCATTAGGGGCAGCAGGAATTGTGCTATGGGGAGATGCTCTCTATTCCACAAACAAG AGCACATGTCTAGCAGTGAAAAATTACCTGGATGAGACTCTGGGCCGATATGTGGTGAATGTGACAAAAGCGGCATTTCTCTGTAGCAAGGAACTGTGTTCGTTTAATGGCCGATGTGTGCGGAGAGACCCAGGTTCTTCAGCCTACCTTCATCTTGATCCAGCAGTATGGACTATCATATCCAGAGCTGAGCTTCCTGAACTGAACCCCAACAGTCCTTCATATTTGATACAAATGAACAATAAGTTTTCAATTAACAAAAGGTATCATTTTACAAAACCATTTAAGTGCCAGTGTTATCCAGGCTGGGAGGGTGAACACTGTGAGAAACTGGTTCCAAATCCTTCAGAGAGAAAGTAA
- the hyal1 gene encoding hyaluronidase-1 isoform X2 produces MNFSPFTCIGLRGRFATSNMADTLTYPSNGATSSMRRLCMGTIAHWTCCLIFLCIFLTCPIMSRQLKLLSEFPFFTVWNAPTEKCASRYGVDLDLSVFNIIHNQNQSFNGSNITIFYSDKLGFYPHYTEKNESVYGGIPQNFSLHDHLSQAFDDLQNQIPDKNFSGLAVVDWESWRPLWERNWNRKNVYQQGSRALVRAKHASWKPEQIEAQAKKDFEGAAQAFMEQTIKLGRDKRPGGLWGFYGFPCCYNYQYKKNETYTGECVTIEVKRNDELSWLWNISTALYPDLYMDLMLKGHDRDILLYAQHRILEAMRVREQVSPVQPVVIPYARIVYTYSMTFLSQEDLVHTIGESVALGAAGIVLWGDALYSTNKSTCLAVKNYLDETLGRYVVNVTKAAFLCSKELCSFNGRCVRRDPGSSAYLHLDPAVWTIISRAELPELNPNSPSYLIQMNNKFSINKRYHFTKPFKCQCYPGWEGEHCEKLVPNPSERK; encoded by the exons GTATGGGCACCATTGCACACTGGACATGTTGTCTGATCTTTCTCTGCATTTTTTTAACTTGTCCCATCATGAGTCGTCAACTGAAGTTGCTCTCCGAGTTTCCATTCTTCACAGTGTGGAATGCTCCTACTGAAAAATGTGCATCTCGATATGGTGTTGATCTGGACTTAAGTGTATTTAACATCATCCACAACCAGAACCAGAGCTTTAACGGCAGTAACATCACCATCTTCTATTCGGACAAGCTGGGCTTCTATCCTCACTACACTGAGAAAAATGAATCTGTATATGGAGGGATCCCTCAGAACTTCAGCTTGCATGATCACCTCTCGCAAGCCTTTGACGACCTGCAAAACCAGATACCAGATAAAAACTTCAGTGGCCTGGCTGTAGTGGACTGGGAGAGCTGGAGACCACTGTGGGAGCGCAACTGGAACAGGAAGAATGTATACCAGCAAGGCTCTAGAGCACTGGTGAGAGCTAAACATGCTAGCTGGAAACCAGAGCAGATAGAAGCCCAAGCTAAGAAAGACTTTGAAGGTGCAGCCCAGGCCTTCATGGAGCAAACGATAAAGCTTGGACGAGATAAACGACCAGGGGGGCTGTGGGGTTTCTATGGCTTTCCCTGCTGCTACAACTACCAGTACAAAAAAAATGAGACATACACTGGGGAGTGTGTGACAATAGAGGTGAAGAGGAATGACGAGTTATCTTGGTTGTGGAACATAAGCACTGCTCTGTATCCTGATCTTTACATGGATCTGATGCTCAAGGGTCATGACAGAGACATTCTATTGTATGCCCAGCATCGAATTTTGGAGGCCatgagagtgagagagcaagTCTCCCCTGTTCAACCAGTTGTCATCCCCTATGCTCGTATCGTCTATACCTACTCGATGACATTCCTCTCGCAG gaGGATCTGGTTCATACCATTGGAGAGAGTGTCGCATTAGGGGCAGCAGGAATTGTGCTATGGGGAGATGCTCTCTATTCCACAAACAAG AGCACATGTCTAGCAGTGAAAAATTACCTGGATGAGACTCTGGGCCGATATGTGGTGAATGTGACAAAAGCGGCATTTCTCTGTAGCAAGGAACTGTGTTCGTTTAATGGCCGATGTGTGCGGAGAGACCCAGGTTCTTCAGCCTACCTTCATCTTGATCCAGCAGTATGGACTATCATATCCAGAGCTGAGCTTCCTGAACTGAACCCCAACAGTCCTTCATATTTGATACAAATGAACAATAAGTTTTCAATTAACAAAAGGTATCATTTTACAAAACCATTTAAGTGCCAGTGTTATCCAGGCTGGGAGGGTGAACACTGTGAGAAACTGGTTCCAAATCCTTCAGAGAGAAAGTAA
- the hyal1 gene encoding hyaluronidase-1 isoform X3, which translates to MGLPFTGMGTIAHWTCCLIFLCIFLTCPIMSRQLKLLSEFPFFTVWNAPTEKCASRYGVDLDLSVFNIIHNQNQSFNGSNITIFYSDKLGFYPHYTEKNESVYGGIPQNFSLHDHLSQAFDDLQNQIPDKNFSGLAVVDWESWRPLWERNWNRKNVYQQGSRALVRAKHASWKPEQIEAQAKKDFEGAAQAFMEQTIKLGRDKRPGGLWGFYGFPCCYNYQYKKNETYTGECVTIEVKRNDELSWLWNISTALYPDLYMDLMLKGHDRDILLYAQHRILEAMRVREQVSPVQPVVIPYARIVYTYSMTFLSQEDLVHTIGESVALGAAGIVLWGDALYSTNKSTCLAVKNYLDETLGRYVVNVTKAAFLCSKELCSFNGRCVRRDPGSSAYLHLDPAVWTIISRAELPELNPNSPSYLIQMNNKFSINKRYHFTKPFKCQCYPGWEGEHCEKLVPNPSERK; encoded by the exons GTATGGGCACCATTGCACACTGGACATGTTGTCTGATCTTTCTCTGCATTTTTTTAACTTGTCCCATCATGAGTCGTCAACTGAAGTTGCTCTCCGAGTTTCCATTCTTCACAGTGTGGAATGCTCCTACTGAAAAATGTGCATCTCGATATGGTGTTGATCTGGACTTAAGTGTATTTAACATCATCCACAACCAGAACCAGAGCTTTAACGGCAGTAACATCACCATCTTCTATTCGGACAAGCTGGGCTTCTATCCTCACTACACTGAGAAAAATGAATCTGTATATGGAGGGATCCCTCAGAACTTCAGCTTGCATGATCACCTCTCGCAAGCCTTTGACGACCTGCAAAACCAGATACCAGATAAAAACTTCAGTGGCCTGGCTGTAGTGGACTGGGAGAGCTGGAGACCACTGTGGGAGCGCAACTGGAACAGGAAGAATGTATACCAGCAAGGCTCTAGAGCACTGGTGAGAGCTAAACATGCTAGCTGGAAACCAGAGCAGATAGAAGCCCAAGCTAAGAAAGACTTTGAAGGTGCAGCCCAGGCCTTCATGGAGCAAACGATAAAGCTTGGACGAGATAAACGACCAGGGGGGCTGTGGGGTTTCTATGGCTTTCCCTGCTGCTACAACTACCAGTACAAAAAAAATGAGACATACACTGGGGAGTGTGTGACAATAGAGGTGAAGAGGAATGACGAGTTATCTTGGTTGTGGAACATAAGCACTGCTCTGTATCCTGATCTTTACATGGATCTGATGCTCAAGGGTCATGACAGAGACATTCTATTGTATGCCCAGCATCGAATTTTGGAGGCCatgagagtgagagagcaagTCTCCCCTGTTCAACCAGTTGTCATCCCCTATGCTCGTATCGTCTATACCTACTCGATGACATTCCTCTCGCAG gaGGATCTGGTTCATACCATTGGAGAGAGTGTCGCATTAGGGGCAGCAGGAATTGTGCTATGGGGAGATGCTCTCTATTCCACAAACAAG AGCACATGTCTAGCAGTGAAAAATTACCTGGATGAGACTCTGGGCCGATATGTGGTGAATGTGACAAAAGCGGCATTTCTCTGTAGCAAGGAACTGTGTTCGTTTAATGGCCGATGTGTGCGGAGAGACCCAGGTTCTTCAGCCTACCTTCATCTTGATCCAGCAGTATGGACTATCATATCCAGAGCTGAGCTTCCTGAACTGAACCCCAACAGTCCTTCATATTTGATACAAATGAACAATAAGTTTTCAATTAACAAAAGGTATCATTTTACAAAACCATTTAAGTGCCAGTGTTATCCAGGCTGGGAGGGTGAACACTGTGAGAAACTGGTTCCAAATCCTTCAGAGAGAAAGTAA